In one Diprion similis isolate iyDipSimi1 chromosome 6, iyDipSimi1.1, whole genome shotgun sequence genomic region, the following are encoded:
- the LOC124406752 gene encoding 40S ribosomal protein S12 — protein MSDVETDDVPSGVAAGGPMDVNTALQEVLKNALIHDGVVHGLHEAAKALDKRQAMLCILAENCNEPMYKKLVQALCNEHQIPLIKVDNNKKLGEWAGLCKIDNAGKARKVVGCSCVVIKDFGEETPARDVLMEYLKQSSVL, from the exons ATGTCTGACGTGGAAAC CGATGATGTTCCCTCGGGTGTGGCGGCAGGAGGCCCCATGGACGTAAATACAGCCCTTCAAGAAGTTTTGAAGAACGCTCTGATTCACGATGGAGTTGTTCACGGACTCCATGAAGCGGCAAAAGCACTTGACAA GAGGCAGGCGATGCTCTGCATTCTGGCAGAAAACTGTAACGAGCCGATGTACAAAAAGTTAGTACAGGCATTGTGTAACGAGCATCAGATTCCTCTGATCAAAGTTGACAACAACAAGAAACTGGGTGAATGGGCTGGACTCTGCAAAATTGACAACGCTGGTAAAGCGCGCAAAGTTGTCGGGTGCTCCTGCGTTGTCATCAAG gattTTGGAGAGGAGACGCCTGCCAGGGATGTCCTTATGGAGTACCTCAAACAAAGCTCTGTACTATAA
- the LOC124406755 gene encoding histone H2B-like, whose protein sequence is MAPKTSGKAAKKAGKAQKNISKGDKKKKKKRKESYAIYIYKVLKQVHPDTGISSKAMSIMNSFVNDIFERIAAEASRLAHYNKRSTITSREIQTAVRLLLPGELAKHAVSEGTKAVTKYTSSK, encoded by the coding sequence ATGGCACCGAAGACCAGCGGGAAGGCGGCGAAGAAAGCCGGCAAGGCACAGAAGAACATCTCGAAGggcgataagaaaaaaaagaagaagaggaaggagAGCTATGCCATTTACATCTACAAAGTGCTGAAGCAAGTCCACCCGGACACTGGAATCTCCAGCAAGGCAATGAGCATAATGAACAGCTTCGTTAACGACATCTTTGAACGTATTGCTGCAGAGGCCTCTCGACTCGCTCACTACAACAAGAGATCTACCATCACATCTCGGGAAATTCAAACCGCCGTTCGACTGTTACTACCAGGAGAATTGGCGAAGCACGCTGTGAGTGAGGGTACTAAAGCCGTCACCAAATATACCAGCTCTAAGTGA
- the LOC124406754 gene encoding histone H2A → MSGRGKGGKVKGKAKSRSSRAGLQFPVGRIHRLLRKGNYAERVGAGAPVYLAAVMEYLAAEVLELAGNAARDNKKTRIIPRHLQLAIRNDEELNKLLSGVTIAQGGVLPNIQAVLLPKKTEKKA, encoded by the coding sequence ATGTCGGGACGCGGCAAGGGTGGTAAAGTAAAGGGAAAGGCAAAGTCTCGTTCGAGCAGAGCCGGACTGCAGTTCCCAGTTGGGCGTATTCATCGATTGCTACGCAAAGGAAATTACGCTGAACGTGTAGGTGCTGGAGCTCCAGTCTATTTGGCTGCAGTCATGGAGTATCTGGCTGCTGAAGTTTTGGAGTTAGCTGGAAATGCCGCTCGTGACAATAAGAAGACCAGGATCATCCCTCGTCATCTGCAGCTGGCCATACGTAATGACGAAGAATTGAACAAACTGCTGTCTGGAGTTACGATCGCTCAAGGTGGCGTCCTGCCTAACATTCAAGCAGTTCTGCTACCCAAGAAAACCGAGAAGAAGGCGTAA
- the LOC124406753 gene encoding histone H3 has translation MARTKQTARKSTGGKAPRKQLATKAARKSAPATGGVKKPHRYRPGTVALREIRRYQKSTELLIRKLPFQRLVREIAQDFKTDLRFQSSAVMALQEASEAYLVGLFEDTNLCAIHAKRVTIMPKDIQLARRIRGERA, from the coding sequence ATGGCTCGTACGAAGCAAACTGCTCGCAAATCTACCGGTGGCAAGGCACCGCGCAAACAGCTGGCAACTAAGGCAGCGAGGAAAAGTGCTCCGGCTACCGGAGGCGTGAAGAAGCCTCACCGTTACCGCCCTGGAACTGTCGCTCTTCGTGAAATTCGGCGCTACCAGAAGAGCACGGAACTTCTAATCCGCAAGCTTCCATTCCAACGGTTGGTACGTGAAATCGCACAAGACTTCAAGACTGATCTCCGGTTCCAGAGTTCGGCTGTTATGGCTCTTCAAGAAGCTAGTGAGGCTTACTTGGTTGGACTATTCGAGGACACGAATCTATGCGCTATTCACGCCAAACGTGTCACTATCATGCCCAAGGACATACAGTTGGCGCGTCGCATTCGTGGCGAGCGAGCGTAA
- the LOC124406757 gene encoding histone H4: MTGRGKGGKGLGKGGAKRHRKVLRDNIQGITKPAIRRLARRGGVKRISGLIYEETRGVLKVFLENVIRDAVTYTEHAKRKTVTAMDVVYALKRQGRTLYGFGG; the protein is encoded by the coding sequence ATGACTGGTCGCGGTAAGGGAGGAAAGGGATTGGGTAAAGGAGGAGCAAAGCGTCACAGGAAGGTGCTTCGTGACAACATTCAGGGAATCACCAAACCGGCCATTCGTCGTCTGGCCCGTCGTGGTGGAgtgaaaagaatttcagggCTGATCTACGAAGAGACGCGAGGTGTCTTGAAGGTGTTTCTTGAGAACGTGATTCGTGATGCTGTAACCTACACCGAGCACGCCAAGAGGAAGACTGTCACTGCGATGGATGTCGTATACGCTCTGAAACGACAAGGCCGCACTCTATACGGTTTCGGAGGTTAA